A genomic region of uncultured Roseibium sp. contains the following coding sequences:
- a CDS encoding DUF1499 domain-containing protein has protein sequence MKRYAIHRTASAPASRTIASVALAITVTAFAAKRFGFIDADVFVLSLLFSACVALLALLTACVAFQRIWSKGGPGVPAALTGVFFGLAALFPPAVVVGMLITSGGVNDIATNPADPPELKTQALAEQQPFLNWTTELLREKALPLLSGLSPQAALQGLEPDRRTVDIVPRRYRIAPGRLHVAGAKALENLNWTIVDELPPDLLDAATRLQAEGETRVLGLKFDVALRIRPDTVGALLDVRSRSRTSLRDLSTNAGQIRTVFDEIDRVLLETYGNLARLSVEEGEEEEELPPVVLEDQREVIPLPGFKPYFEDGETTDPEASDLPDLEG, from the coding sequence ATGAAACGCTATGCCATTCATAGAACAGCGTCCGCTCCGGCGAGCCGTACGATCGCTTCGGTTGCGCTTGCGATCACGGTAACTGCTTTTGCAGCGAAACGTTTCGGTTTCATCGACGCAGACGTTTTTGTTCTGTCTCTCCTGTTTTCCGCCTGCGTTGCGCTGCTTGCGCTCCTGACTGCATGTGTCGCGTTCCAACGGATCTGGAGCAAGGGCGGTCCGGGTGTTCCGGCCGCCTTGACCGGGGTTTTCTTTGGACTTGCGGCGCTTTTCCCGCCGGCAGTTGTTGTCGGAATGCTGATCACGAGTGGCGGGGTGAACGACATCGCAACCAACCCCGCGGACCCGCCCGAACTGAAAACCCAGGCTCTGGCCGAACAGCAGCCGTTCTTGAACTGGACCACGGAACTTCTCAGGGAGAAGGCATTGCCTCTGCTGTCCGGGTTATCGCCGCAAGCCGCGCTCCAGGGCCTTGAACCGGATCGCCGGACGGTGGATATCGTGCCGCGCAGATACAGGATTGCACCCGGCCGATTGCATGTTGCCGGTGCCAAGGCGCTGGAAAATCTGAACTGGACGATCGTCGACGAGTTGCCGCCCGACCTGCTCGACGCGGCGACGCGGCTTCAGGCCGAAGGGGAAACGCGTGTCCTTGGCCTGAAATTCGACGTGGCGCTGAGAATACGCCCCGACACGGTTGGCGCGCTGCTGGATGTGCGCTCGCGGTCCAGAACATCCTTGCGGGACCTGTCCACCAATGCCGGGCAGATCAGGACCGTTTTTGACGAGATCGACCGAGTTCTGCTGGAAACCTACGGAAACCTTGCCCGCCTGTCTGTTGAAGAGGGCGAGGAGGAAGAGGAGTTGCCGCCGGTTGTTCTCGAAGATCAGAGGGAGGTTATTCCGCTGCCTGGCTTCAAGCCCTACTTCGAGGATGGCGAGACCACCGATCCGGAGGCGTCGGACCTGCCGGACCTGGAAGGCTGA
- a CDS encoding MBL fold metallo-hydrolase codes for MKHNLDFDPDHGTAVELLPGLRRLTARNPGPFTFRGTNTYLIGTRRTVVVDPGPALEDHIDAILSATGGSVLDAILISHTHMDHSPGARLLQRRTGAPIVGCGPHRGARALIENEVNPLDSSGDKDHAPDQLLRDGDVYNASEVSIETIATPGHTANHLCFAIAGEDVLLSADHVMGWSTSIVAPPDGSMRDYMASLETLLARPERTYYPGHGGHIDNAHAYVADLKQHRLRREQSILSEISAAERSIPEIVATLYASVDPSLHPAASLSVFAHLEDLVERGLATALPGISLSARFKATR; via the coding sequence ATGAAACACAATCTCGATTTCGATCCAGACCACGGCACCGCCGTGGAGCTTCTCCCCGGCCTCCGGCGACTGACGGCCCGCAATCCGGGTCCGTTCACGTTCCGGGGCACCAACACCTACCTGATCGGCACGAGGCGGACCGTGGTTGTCGATCCGGGTCCTGCGCTGGAGGATCATATCGACGCCATCCTGAGCGCTACCGGCGGAAGCGTGCTGGACGCCATCCTGATCAGCCACACGCATATGGACCATTCACCGGGGGCGCGCTTGCTGCAACGCCGGACCGGCGCGCCGATAGTCGGCTGCGGTCCGCACCGGGGCGCACGGGCGTTGATAGAAAACGAGGTCAATCCGCTCGACAGCAGCGGTGACAAGGATCATGCACCCGACCAGTTGCTGCGGGACGGTGACGTTTACAACGCAAGCGAAGTCTCCATCGAAACAATTGCAACGCCGGGTCACACTGCGAACCACCTCTGCTTTGCCATTGCGGGGGAAGATGTGCTCCTGTCAGCGGATCACGTGATGGGATGGTCCACCTCCATCGTCGCGCCGCCCGACGGATCCATGCGGGACTACATGGCCTCGCTCGAGACCCTTCTGGCCCGGCCGGAACGAACCTACTACCCGGGGCACGGCGGACACATCGACAACGCACATGCCTATGTCGCGGATCTGAAGCAGCACAGGCTGCGCCGCGAACAGTCCATTCTGTCGGAGATTTCGGCGGCAGAAAGGTCTATCCCGGAGATTGTCGCCACGCTTTACGCGTCCGTCGACCCGTCGCTTCATCCGGCGGCATCGCTTTCGGTTTTCGCGCATCTGGAGGATCTAGTCGAGCGGGGCCTGGCGACCGCCCTTCCCGGCATTTCGCTTTCCGCCCGTTTCAAGGCGACCCGGTAG
- a CDS encoding SRPBCC family protein, which produces MADDQECRFEVVLGLPRDRAFSLFVDRLDTWWTSPFRNAGESGIEPHIEPCAGGRCYEIDGNGTSRSWGTVLSIEPPIYIRLAWQVSLEGDEVADPLTASRVMVNFREAGENTRVEIVHTEFLRHGENGADYCAFMRQENGWPRMISGLKSAAQTTTWR; this is translated from the coding sequence ATGGCAGATGATCAGGAATGCCGGTTCGAAGTCGTATTGGGCCTGCCCCGGGACCGGGCATTCTCGCTCTTCGTCGACCGGCTTGACACCTGGTGGACGTCGCCGTTCCGGAATGCCGGTGAAAGCGGGATCGAGCCGCATATAGAGCCCTGTGCGGGCGGGCGCTGTTACGAAATCGACGGCAACGGCACCAGTCGCAGCTGGGGGACTGTACTTTCCATCGAGCCGCCGATTTACATCCGCCTGGCATGGCAGGTCTCGCTGGAGGGAGACGAAGTCGCCGATCCTCTCACCGCAAGCCGCGTTATGGTCAACTTCCGCGAGGCGGGCGAAAACACCCGTGTCGAGATCGTTCACACGGAGTTCCTGCGCCATGGTGAAAACGGTGCGGACTATTGCGCCTTCATGCGGCAAGAGAACGGATGGCCCCGGATGATATCCGGATTGAAATCCGCGGCGCAGACAACAACCTGGCGATAA